One window from the genome of Bacillus rossius redtenbacheri isolate Brsri chromosome 12, Brsri_v3, whole genome shotgun sequence encodes:
- the LOC134537358 gene encoding protein C19orf12 homolog, which translates to MPLNTRELLNAASVLAESRNMRVTVKESFKGGCVAGASTMVGGLLLGPAGMLIGGIVGACSAAAMGRGKFRPVADVLLHDMTASQQERLAQSLRSVLADVRVEDAALLLPLLMNNANLQTLVVRELVGFLQGEMGLHIMS; encoded by the exons ATGCCGCTCAACACGAGGGAGCTGCTGAACGCTGCGTCGGTCCTTGCGGAGAGCAGGAACATGAGGGTGACGGTGAAGGAGAGCTTCAAGGGGGGCTGCGTGGCAGGGGCCAGCACCATGGTGGGAGGACTCCTGCTGGGTCCGGCGGGCATGCTCATCG GGGGCATCGTGGGGGCATGCTCGGCGGCGGCCATGGGCCGCGGCAAGTTCCGGCCGGTGGCGGACGTGCTGCTCCACGACATGACGGCGTCGCAGCAGGAGCGGCTGGCGCAGTCGCTCAGGAGCGTGCTGGCGGACGTGCGGGTGGAGGACGCGGCCCTGCTGCTGCCCCTGCTCATGAACAACGCAAACCTGCAGACGCTCGTCGTGAGGGAGCTGGTGGGGTTCCTGCAGGGCGAGATGGGGCTGCACATCATGTCCTAG